The Oscarella lobularis chromosome 12, ooOscLobu1.1, whole genome shotgun sequence genome window below encodes:
- the LOC136194153 gene encoding uncharacterized protein, with amino-acid sequence MIALSPAIVTLTTHKEPNRKIRFSCEASNAVSYEWHFRPFCAAVARVRAPKFASDRFQQDLVIDTRKGDDVVGHYFCVASNPEATGDKIAISEIVQIAPTSFRKPIPIHLDPETTPKSTPQHAAAPLLTVPGPVRGSSKQPPAKKAKKDCVNRWTCSGSDAVKESAVKDAILQSHKESLDARLFSKIFIFDESDVENFAPDKALSEAHFCNEFQKAVEAKGHDNSGSLLSTFFSALFATVGQTSTISGLNSFTIPRGNLSPNYADSAVVLKPLSLPTSLFPLLLTEVTRDNESPEVKVVQLHKYYEFLMYYYFPQKLAFAQFGTLPIFGLVVSSHSVTLHGFANFNSLAVHTKIMHFDINDDSAVMTFIRFIHQRIRSLAKEWEDTNYDLTETQCFRHIIDRFFFRSLEYSNAIPASDGNIRGKNLFRYTTKCPGEEDVIVKYFPASKYKDAYGTKVHECLARHEMAPQLLHQGVVPYAKSRFVVMEYFDWPSLSERFKANETDFFKKCGDEVMKTLQSILNRLHEEGMVHGDFRPANILVSDEGQVRIVDFDWSATSEAKRRYPENLNADITWPCVSGAALEEVHDQFFLAAMKTQIRQCMK; translated from the exons ATGATTGCGTTATCGCCCGCCATCGTGACTTTGACGACACATAAAGAACCCAATAGAAAGATTCGGTTCAGTTGCGAGGCCTCCAATGCGGTGTCCTACGAATGGCACTTTCGGCCTTTTTGCGCCGCGGTCGCACGTGTGCGAGCGCCCAAGTTCGCATCGGATCGCTTCCAGCAAGATCTTGTGATCGATACACGGAagggagacgacgtcgttggaCATTATTTTTGTGTCGCGTCGAATCCTGAGGCTACAGGAGATAAAATTGCTATATCTGAAATCGTGCAAATTGCGCCAA ctTCATTTCGAAAACCCATTCCTATCCATCTGGACCCTGAAACAACTCCAAAGTCAACTCCTCAACATGCTGCTGCTCCTCTTTTGACAGTGCCAGGGCCTGTTCGTGGCTCTTCAAAACAACCACCTGCTAAAAAAG CCAAGAAAGACTGCGTCAATCGCTGG ACATGCTCAGGGTCTGACGCTGTGAAAGAGTCGGCTGTAAAAGACGCGATTTTGCAGTCGCACAAGGAAAGCTTAGATGCCCGACTCTTTTCGAAAATCTTCAtcttcgacgaaagcgacgtggAAAATTTCGCTCCTGACAAGGCTTTATCTGAAGCCCATTTCTGCAACGAGTTTCAAAAAGCCGTTGAAGCTAAAGGCCACGACAATTCGGGCTCCTTATTGAGCACTTTCTTCAGTGCGCTTTTTGCAACAGTGGGGCAGACGTCGACAATAAGCGGCTTGAACAGTTTTACGATTCCTAGAGGAAATTTGTCGCCCAACTATGCTGACTCGGCTGTTGTGCTGAAACCTCTATCGTTgccgacgtcactttttcctcttcttctcacGGAAGTGACGAGAGACAACGAATCacctgaagttaaagttgtCCAGTTGCATAA ATATTACGAATTTCTCATGTATTATTATTTTCCCCAAAAACTGGCTTTTGCTCAATTTGGGACACTTCCTATCTTTggcctcgtcgtctcgtctcaCAGCGTCACTCTACACGGATTTGCGAATTTCAACTCTTTAGCAGTTCACACTAAAATAATGCATTTCGACATCAACGACGATTCCGCCGTTATGACGTTCATTCGCTTCATTCACCAACGAATTCGCAGTCTTGCAAAAGAGTGGGAGGACACCAATTACGATTTAACCGAGACACAGTGTTTTCGTCACATAATTGACAG gtttttctTTCGATCTTTAGAATATTCGAATGCGATTCCTGCTTCTGACGGCAACATTCGAGGAAAGAATCTGTTTAGATACACAACTAAATGTCctggagaagaagacgttaTTGTTAAGTACTTTCCAG CTTCTAAATATAAAGATGCTTATGGAACGAAAGTGCACGAGTGTCTCGCTCGCCACGAGATGGCTCCTCAGCTTCTCCATCAAGGAGTCGTGCCCTATGCCAAAtctcgattcgtcgtcatggaataTTTCGACTGGCCTTCCCTGAGCGAGCGTTTCAAGGCAAATGAAACAGATTTTTTCAAGAAATGCGGCGACGAAGTGATGAAAACCCTCCAATCTATTCTCAATCGTCTCCATGAGGAAGGAATGGTACATGGGGATTTTCGCCCTGCCAACATTCTCGTGAGTGACGAGGGTCAAGTAAGGATTGTTGATTTCGATTGGTCAGCCACTTCGGAAGCGAAACGCCGCTATCCTGAGAATCTTAACGCCGATATCACGTGGCCCTGCGTTTCCGGCGCTGCATTGGAAGAAGTCCATGATCAGTTCTTTTTAGCTGCAATGAAAACTCAGATTAGACAATGTATGAAGTGA
- the LOC136194150 gene encoding heat shock 70 kDa protein 12A-like isoform X3, which yields MAEASAKQQQPFNDDFGKADNEEGDRFISGFQASPRKGGHVVVAIDIGTTFSGYAMSFSSGKFSIYAMRATDPYRPESGAATTKVPTTLLLRPDRTFHSFGHEAMNYYHRELDEDEQKRWHYFERFKMKLHAEPNLSRLTCVKAANGLEMPIRSVFAFALRHFKEAAIRECGFHSGTDVPPSEFEWVVTVPAIWKGGAKQTMREAAYEAGLASEGSPDKLTIALEPESASMYCKSMKRIGHSCNDEGLVTQAFTSGTTYVLADLGGGTADVTVHQVTDDGGVKELHHATGGAWGGTYVDKNFIELLEKIFGKETIEAYKTEYPGDWVELVSIKFETNKRMSAPGSTTYVEFPYSFHSFVGGSTVKDKIAAMGNANLKFTRGAVAIKYPEVRKMFEPVFQNIAEHLETIIRTVGQVQYMILVGGFATCSLLRAYLRDRFEKPFNLRIIVPFESSLAVVMGAVLFGHDPTEIRSRRLRYSYGIECLGRPELPDSSDFPDLSSGRFVSSMKSFKHVKLPNMFKTFVRKNQEVAIDEEVTHSFYPSHASLTAVPIRVYESDKETTIRVDEDGVRRVATFSLPMPDTRLGRNRQILVSMKFGQTEFKVHSLDTSSGQEVKGRVCF from the exons ATGGCAGAGGCAAGCGCcaaacagcagcagccgttcaacgacgatttcggcaAAGCAGACAACGAAGAAGGCGACCGATTCATTAGCGGCTTTCAAGCGTCTCCGCGCAAGGGcggtcacgtcgtcgtcgccattgACATCGGGACGACGTTTAGCGGCTACGCCATGTCCTTTTCGAGCGGAAAGTTCTCTATCTATGCTATGCGAGCGACGGATCCCTATAGACCCGAAAgcggcgcggcgacgacgaaagttcCTACGACACTCCTGCTTAGACCCGATCGAACGTTTCACTCGTTTGGACACGAAGCGATGAATTATTACCACAGGGAactggacgaagacgagcagAAGAGATGGCATTACTTTGAAAGATTCAAGATGAAGTTGCACGCGGAACCG AATCTTTCAAGGCTGACGTGCGTGAAAGCAGCGAATGGACTAGAGATGCCCATACGGTCCGTTTTTGCGTTTGCCTTGAGACATTTCAAGGAGGCGGCGATACGAGAGTGCGGATTTCACTCTGGCACCGACGTGCCTCCCTCCGAATTTGAATGGGTTGTTACGGTGCCAGCTATATGGAAAGGAGGCGCCAAGCAGACGATGAGAGAAGCAGCATACGAG GCCGGCCTTGCTTCTGAAGGCTCGCCAGACAAACTTACAATAGCCTTAGAACCAGAGTCAGCGTCAATGTACTGCAAATCAATGAAACGCATTGGCCATTCTTGCAATGACGAGGGTCTCGTCACTCAAGCATTCACTTCCGGCACGACGTACGTTCTGGCCGacctcggcggcggcacggcCGACGTCACCGTTCATCAAGTGactgacgacggcggcgtgaAAGAGCTGCATCATGCCACCGGCGGCGCGTGGGGCGGCACGTACGTCGATAAGAATTTCATTGAACTgcttgaaaaaattttcggCAAGGAGACCATTGAGGCGTACAAGACTGAATACCCTGGCGATTGGGTCGAGCTCGTGTCCATCAAGTTCGAAACGAATAAGCGTATGTCCGCACCAGGTAGCACGACGTACGTCGAATTTCCCTACTCCTTTCATTCTTTTGTCGGCGGATCCACAGTCAAAGATAAGATTGCCGCAATGGGTAACGCCAATCTCAAATTTACGCGTGGAGCCGTAGCTATTAAGTATCCCGAAGTACGAAAAATGTTTGAGCCTGTTTTTCAAAACATCGCCGAGCACTTGGAGACAATTATTCGCACAGTCGGTCAAGTTCAGTATATGATTCTTGTCGGTGGCTTTGCCACGTGCAGTCTCCTTCGGGCTTACTTGCGCGATCGTTTTGAGAAGCCGTTCAATTTGCGCATTATCGTTCCGTTCGAGAGTTCTCTGGCTGTCGTCATGGGGGCTGTCCTGTTTGGGCACGACCCGACGGAGATTAGATCGCGTCGACTTCGCTATAGCTACGGAATAGAGTGTCTTGGCAGACCCGAGCTTCCGGACTCATCCGACTTTCCTGATCTTTCCTCGGGCAGATTTGTGTCATCGATGAAGTCATTTAAACATGTGAAACTTCCCAACATGTTTAAAACCTTTGTGAGGAAGAATCAAGAAGTTGCTATTGACGAAGAAGTGACCCATTCGTTCTATCCCTCTCATGCAAGTCTAACGGCTGTTCCCATTCGCGTTTACGAATCGGATAAGGAAACGACTATTCGCGTTGACGAGGACGGGGTAAGGAGAGTAGCTACATTCAGCTTACCTATGCCAGACACACGTCTTGGTCGAAATCGCCAAATTCTTGTCAGCATGAAGTTTGGTCAGACCGAGTTCAAAGTTCACTCTCTCGACACGTCAAGTGGACAAGAAGTCAAAGGCCGG gTTTGTTTTTAG
- the LOC136194150 gene encoding heat shock 70 kDa protein 12A-like isoform X1, producing MAEASAKQQQPFNDDFGKADNEEGDRFISGFQASPRKGGHVVVAIDIGTTFSGYAMSFSSGKFSIYAMRATDPYRPESGAATTKVPTTLLLRPDRTFHSFGHEAMNYYHRELDEDEQKRWHYFERFKMKLHAEPNLSRLTCVKAANGLEMPIRSVFAFALRHFKEAAIRECGFHSGTDVPPSEFEWVVTVPAIWKGGAKQTMREAAYEAGLASESSPDKLTIALEPEAASLYCKSMKRIGHSCNDEGLVTQAFTSGTTYVLADLGGGTADVTVHQVTDDGGVKELHHATGGAWGGTYVDKNFIELLEKIFGKETIESYKTEYPGDWVELVSIKFETNKRMSAPGSTTYVEFPYSFHSFVGGSTVKDKIAAMGNTNLKFARGAVAIKYPEVRKMFEPVFQNIAEHLETIIRTVGQVQYMILVGGFSTCSLLRAYLRDRFEKPFNLHIIFPFESSLAVVMGAVLFWYDPTEIRSRRLRCSYGMKCRLRPENLDSFDAPDLSSPSGRFFSEAKSLKHVPIPGMFKTFVRKNQEVAVDEEVTHSFQPNHADQTSAPIYVYESNKEKTLRVNEVGVRRVAEFSLPMPNTRLGRSRQIVVRMTFGQTEFKVHSVDTSSGEEVKGPLSSSSTYFLDCAFLAVTSIYV from the exons ATGGCAGAGGCAAGCGCcaaacagcagcagccgttcaacgacgatttcggcaAAGCAGACAACGAAGAAGGCGACCGATTCATTAGCGGCTTTCAAGCGTCTCCGCGCAAGGGcggtcacgtcgtcgtcgccattgACATCGGGACGACGTTTAGCGGCTACGCCATGTCCTTTTCGAGCGGAAAGTTCTCTATCTATGCTATGCGAGCGACGGATCCCTATAGACCCGAAAgcggcgcggcgacgacgaaagttcCTACGACACTCCTGCTTAGACCCGATCGAACGTTTCACTCGTTTGGACACGAAGCGATGAATTATTACCACAGGGAactggacgaagacgagcagAAGAGATGGCATTACTTTGAAAGATTCAAGATGAAGTTGCACGCGGAACCG AATCTTTCAAGGCTGACGTGCGTGAAAGCAGCGAATGGACTAGAGATGCCCATACGGTCCGTTTTTGCGTTTGCCTTGAGACATTTCAAGGAGGCGGCGATACGAGAGTGCGGATTTCACTCTGGCACCGACGTGCCTCCCTCCGAATTTGAATGGGTTGTTACGGTGCCAGCTATATGGAAAGGAGGCGCCAAGCAGACGATGAGAGAAGCAGCATACGAG GCCGGCCTTGCTTCTGAAAGCTCGCCAGACAAACTCACAATAGCCTTAGAACCGGAGGCAGCGTCACTGTACTGCAAATCAATGAAACGCATTGGCCATTCTTGCAATGACGAGGGTCTCGTCACTCAAGCATTCACTTCCGGCACGACGTACGTTCTGGCCGacctcggcggcggcacggcCGACGTCACAGTTCATCAAgtgaccgacgacggcggcgtgaAAGAGCTGCACCATGCCACCGGCGGCGCGTGGGGCGGCACGTACGTTGATAAGAATTTCATTGAACTgcttgaaaaaattttcggTAAGGAGACCATTGAGTCGTACAAGACTGAATACCCTGGCGATTGGGTCGAGCTCGTGTCCATCAAGTTCGAAACGAATAAGCGTATGTCCGCACCAGGGAGCACGACGTACGTCGAATTTCCCTACTCCTTTCATTCTTTTGTCGGCGGATCCACAGTCAAAGATAAGATTGCCGCAATGGGTAATACCAATCTCAAATTCGCGCGTGGAGCCGTAGCTATTAAGTATCCCGAAGTGCGAAAAATGTTTGAGCCCGTTTTTCAGAACATCGCCGAGCACTTGGAAACGATTATTCGCACAGTCGGTCAAGTGCAGTATATGATTCTCGTCGGGGGTTTTTCCACGTGCAGTCTACTTCGGGCTTACTTGCGGGATCGTTTTGAGAAGCCGTTCAATTTGCACATTATCTTTCCGTTCGAGAGTTCTCTGGCTGTCGTCATGGGGGCTGTTCTGTTTTGGTACGACCCGACGGAGATTAGATCGCGTCGACTTCGCTGTAGCTACGGAATGAAGTGTCGTCTCAGACCCGAGAACCTGGACTCATTCGACGCTCCTGATCTTTCCTCGCCATCGGgaagatttttttcagaagcAAAGTCACTTAAACATGTACCAATTCCCGGCATGTTTAAAACTTTTGTGAGGAAGAATCAAGAAGTTGCTGTAGACGAAGAAGTGACCCATTCGTTTCAGCCCAATCATGCCGATCAAACGTCAGCCCCTATTTACGTTTACGAATCGAATAAGGAAAAGACCCTGCGCGTTAACGAGGTCGGGGTAAGGAGAGTAGCTGAATTCAGCTTACCAATGCCGAACACACGTCTTGGTCGAAGtcgccaaatcgtcgtcagaaTGACGTTCGGTCAAACTGAGTTCAAAGTTCACTCTGTCGACACCTCGAGTGGGGAGGAAGTCAAAGGCCCA CTCTCGTCAAGTTCGACCTACTTCCTCGATTGTGCGTTTCTCGCCGTCACCTCAATTTATGTCTAA
- the LOC136194150 gene encoding heat shock 70 kDa protein 12A-like isoform X2, whose amino-acid sequence MAEASAKQQQPFNDDFGKADNEEGDRFISGFQASPRKGGHVVVAIDIGTTFSGYAMSFSSGKFSIYAMRATDPYRPESGAATTKVPTTLLLRPDRTFHSFGHEAMNYYHRELDEDEQKRWHYFERFKMKLHAEPNLSRLTCVKAANGLEMPIRSVFAFALRHFKEAAIRECGFHSGTDVPPSEFEWVVTVPAIWKGGAKQTMREAAYEAGLASEGSPDKLTIALEPESASMYCKSMKRIGHSCNDEGLVTQAFTSGTTYVLADLGGGTADVTVHQVTDDGGVKELHHATGGAWGGTYVDKNFIELLEKIFGKETIEAYKTEYPGDWVELVSIKFETNKRMSAPGSTTYVEFPYSFHSFVGGSTVKDKIAAMGNANLKFTRGAVAIKYPEVRKMFEPVFQNIAEHLETIIRTVGQVQYMILVGGFATCSLLRAYLRDRFEKPFNLRIIVPFESSLAVVMGAVLFGHDPTEIRSRRLRYSYGIECLGRPELPDSSDFPDLSSGRFVSSMKSFKHVKLPNMFKTFVRKNQEVAIDEEVTHSFYPSHASLTAVPIRVYESDKETTIRVDEDGVRRVATFSLPMPDTRLGRNRQILVSMKFGQTEFKVHSLDTSSGQEVKGRVKLDFLSVAYGPDY is encoded by the exons ATGGCAGAGGCAAGCGCcaaacagcagcagccgttcaacgacgatttcggcaAAGCAGACAACGAAGAAGGCGACCGATTCATTAGCGGCTTTCAAGCGTCTCCGCGCAAGGGcggtcacgtcgtcgtcgccattgACATCGGGACGACGTTTAGCGGCTACGCCATGTCCTTTTCGAGCGGAAAGTTCTCTATCTATGCTATGCGAGCGACGGATCCCTATAGACCCGAAAgcggcgcggcgacgacgaaagttcCTACGACACTCCTGCTTAGACCCGATCGAACGTTTCACTCGTTTGGACACGAAGCGATGAATTATTACCACAGGGAactggacgaagacgagcagAAGAGATGGCATTACTTTGAAAGATTCAAGATGAAGTTGCACGCGGAACCG AATCTTTCAAGGCTGACGTGCGTGAAAGCAGCGAATGGACTAGAGATGCCCATACGGTCCGTTTTTGCGTTTGCCTTGAGACATTTCAAGGAGGCGGCGATACGAGAGTGCGGATTTCACTCTGGCACCGACGTGCCTCCCTCCGAATTTGAATGGGTTGTTACGGTGCCAGCTATATGGAAAGGAGGCGCCAAGCAGACGATGAGAGAAGCAGCATACGAG GCCGGCCTTGCTTCTGAAGGCTCGCCAGACAAACTTACAATAGCCTTAGAACCAGAGTCAGCGTCAATGTACTGCAAATCAATGAAACGCATTGGCCATTCTTGCAATGACGAGGGTCTCGTCACTCAAGCATTCACTTCCGGCACGACGTACGTTCTGGCCGacctcggcggcggcacggcCGACGTCACCGTTCATCAAGTGactgacgacggcggcgtgaAAGAGCTGCATCATGCCACCGGCGGCGCGTGGGGCGGCACGTACGTCGATAAGAATTTCATTGAACTgcttgaaaaaattttcggCAAGGAGACCATTGAGGCGTACAAGACTGAATACCCTGGCGATTGGGTCGAGCTCGTGTCCATCAAGTTCGAAACGAATAAGCGTATGTCCGCACCAGGTAGCACGACGTACGTCGAATTTCCCTACTCCTTTCATTCTTTTGTCGGCGGATCCACAGTCAAAGATAAGATTGCCGCAATGGGTAACGCCAATCTCAAATTTACGCGTGGAGCCGTAGCTATTAAGTATCCCGAAGTACGAAAAATGTTTGAGCCTGTTTTTCAAAACATCGCCGAGCACTTGGAGACAATTATTCGCACAGTCGGTCAAGTTCAGTATATGATTCTTGTCGGTGGCTTTGCCACGTGCAGTCTCCTTCGGGCTTACTTGCGCGATCGTTTTGAGAAGCCGTTCAATTTGCGCATTATCGTTCCGTTCGAGAGTTCTCTGGCTGTCGTCATGGGGGCTGTCCTGTTTGGGCACGACCCGACGGAGATTAGATCGCGTCGACTTCGCTATAGCTACGGAATAGAGTGTCTTGGCAGACCCGAGCTTCCGGACTCATCCGACTTTCCTGATCTTTCCTCGGGCAGATTTGTGTCATCGATGAAGTCATTTAAACATGTGAAACTTCCCAACATGTTTAAAACCTTTGTGAGGAAGAATCAAGAAGTTGCTATTGACGAAGAAGTGACCCATTCGTTCTATCCCTCTCATGCAAGTCTAACGGCTGTTCCCATTCGCGTTTACGAATCGGATAAGGAAACGACTATTCGCGTTGACGAGGACGGGGTAAGGAGAGTAGCTACATTCAGCTTACCTATGCCAGACACACGTCTTGGTCGAAATCGCCAAATTCTTGTCAGCATGAAGTTTGGTCAGACCGAGTTCAAAGTTCACTCTCTCGACACGTCAAGTGGACAAGAAGTCAAAGGCCGGGTTAAGTTGGACTTCCTTAGTGTAGCTTACGGCCCAGATTATTga
- the LOC136194154 gene encoding heat shock 70 kDa protein 12A-like — protein MMSLETSIEDREPSYSAVVAIDIGTANSGFMFSQKRFPNRVKQAALEPKEPTILLLTPERRFDSFGQKARERYEKLHEDEAHRWFYFERFKMELHATKYLSEETWIKAMNEKEMKAKDVFAHALAYFKEEAEKALKMRSRRIKWVLTVPAIWTQRARQFMRDAAYQAGLASGDEPRRIVIALEPEVASLYVRTTSPPFARTGREGLLTYARSRSSLRRSLRSESPCDTYLIVDCGGGTVDCIAHEQRSSDGYLVEKSLPSGGPWGSTRVDANFEQLLDDIFGNDMTREMKLSEPADWNKMMLSFELQKMEATLHDDQQFTVPIPESLQRVHSDFGDGETMDDKLNDYNLNHAGPGKIRLFRRRTLVFTAPIMRKLIDPVVDKIVEHLHVLLKVRELEGVRSLFVVGGFARSAILQDRLNREFSRRVQVVVPKDPIVAVLHGAVLFGHDQQVIAERLSAYTYGVSKLEKLNTDDDGAVAPRFRHNVFDTFVRVNQSVGVDDAVTRRYQTCEPGQLRVTFGVYRSKQEHVEYTTDDGVDTCGQIEIKLKSHREDGHGFVDVTMKFGRTEIEVTAKDYTADSVSSGRCKVEFLMI, from the exons ATGATGTCGTTGGAGACTTCAATAGAGGACCGAGAGCCGTCCTATTCCGCCGTAGTTGCAATCGATATAGGCACAGCCAACAGTGGATTCATGTTCTCACAGAAAAGATTCCCTAACAGAGTGAAACAAGCAGCACTTGAACCTAAAGAACCGACCATTCTTCTCCTCACCCCGGAAAGGAGATTCGACTCGTTCGGTCAGAAGGCACGTGAACGGTACGAGAAACTCCACGAGGATGAAGCTCATAGGTGGTTCTACTTCGAACGATTCAAGATGGAACTCCACGCAACAAAG TATCTAAGCGAAGAGACGTGGATCAAAGCGATGAACGAGAAGGAGATGAAAGCAAAGGACGTTTTCGCTCATGCCCTAGCCTATTTCAAAGAAGAAGCGGAGAAAGCTCTTAAAATGAGAAGTAGAAGAATAAAGTGGGTTCTAACCGTACCAGCCATATGGACTCAACGAGCAAGGCAGTTTATGAGGGACGCAGCCTATCAG GCTGGGTTAgcaagcggcgacgaacCGAGGCGTATAGTCATTGCCCTAGAGCCCGAGGTGGCCAGCCTATACGTGCGAACAACGTCTCCACCTTTTGCAAGAACAGGTCGCGAAGGGCTGCTCACCTATGCACGTTCGCGTTCGTCTCTGAGACGGTCTTTACGTTCCGAATCTCCCTGCGATACGTATCTCATTGTCgactgcggcggcggcactgTAGACTGCATTGCCCACGAGCAGCGAAGTAGCGACGGGTATCTGGTGGAGAAGTCTCTGCCGTCGGGAGGACCCTGGGGATCAACGAGAGTCGACGCCAATTTTGAGCAGCTTCTAGACGACATCTTCGGCAATGATATGACACGAGAAATGAAACTAAGTGAGCCTGCGGACTGGAACAAGATGATGCTTAGCTTCGAATTGCAGAAAATGGAGGCGACACTGCACGACGACCAACAGTTCACCGTGCCGATTCCCGAAAGTCTGCAGCGCGTCCACTCCGACTTCGGTGATGGCGAAACAATGGATGATAAATTGAATGATTATAACCTTAATCACGCTGGGCCGGGTAAGATCAGGTTGTTTCGGCGCCGTACGCTCGTGTTTACGGCTCCGATTATGCGAAAACTGATTGATCCCGTTGTCgacaaaatcgtcgaacATCTCCACGTGCTACTAAAAGTGCGGGAACTCGAGGGAGTGCGGagtctcttcgtcgtcggcggttTCGCGAGATCGGCCATACTACAGGATCGGCTGAATAGAGAGTTCAGCCGTCGCGTGCAGGTCGTCGTTCCCAAGGATCCAATCGTTGCCGTTCTGCATGGTGCCGTCCTATTTGGCCATGACCAACAGGTCATAGCCGAACGGCTATCCGCATACACATACGGCGTATCGAAACTCGAGAAACTAAACACTGACGACGATGGAGCTGTAGCCCCGAGATTCCGTCACAACGTATTCGATACCTTCGTTCGAGTGAATCAGTCGGTCGGCGTGGACGACGCCGTTACAAGGCGATATCAAACGTGCGAGCCGGGGCAATTGCGCGTTACGTTTGGCGTATATCGGAGCAAGCAAGAGCACGTCGAGTACACCACGGACGACGGTGTGGATACGTGCGGGCAAATCGAGATCAAGTTGAAATCGCATCGGGAAGACGGGCacggattcgtcgacgtgacgatGAAGTTCGGCCGGACCGAAATTGAAGTGACGGCGAAAGATTACACCGCGGATTCGGTGTCGAGTGGACGATGCAAAGTCGAATTTTTGATGATTTGA